A portion of the Lycium ferocissimum isolate CSIRO_LF1 unplaced genomic scaffold, AGI_CSIRO_Lferr_CH_V1 ctg21102, whole genome shotgun sequence genome contains these proteins:
- the LOC132043106 gene encoding uncharacterized protein LOC132043106, with protein MPKDPLILGRPFLATAGAIIDVKGGKINLNVGDISMNFDMEKLVKTSSIDDHAFYTEEVSELEKNTLWIYETIDRSFSSSTKWTKEKAPKVELKPLPAGLKYAFLCDKSYPVIVNANLTNGELALLLNKLRKYRRAIGYSLDDIPGIAPDLCMHRIHLEEDAKTSIEQQRRLNPNLKEVVKKEIIKLLDAGVIYPISDSKWVSPVHVVPKKGGITVVKNDKDELIPTRTVTGHRMCIDYRKLNAATRKDHFPLPFIDQMLERLANHKYYCFLDGYSGFFQIPIHPEDQEKTTFTCPYGTFAYRRMPFGLCNAPATFQRCMMSIFTDMIEDFMEVFMDDFSVYGSSFKDCLDNLCKVLERCEEKNLVLNWEKCHFMVNDGIVLGHKVSAAGIEVDRAKIEVMTGLPAPTNVRDIRSFLGHAGFYRRFIQDFSKIARPRIIFCAKKLNSILRQNKKDAKPRLIRWILLLQEFDIEIKDKRGVDNGVADHLSRIRIEDKVPIDDFFPTENIALLDTDQSYPSATEHQQELIDIPVKVACNALNHNISDVSLQEANAIGQNIKDRPWYADIVNYLAADFEPENLKGYERKKFFREVQRYHWDEPYLYKHCSDGIYRRCVSEAEIPNIIYQCHSSDYAGHFATFKTVSKILQAGFWWPTTFRDVHAHIAQCDRCQRRGKISKRHEMEQKFILEVEVFDCWGIDFMGPFPSSYGNKYILVAVDYVSKWVEAVASPTNDASVVVKLFKSIIFPRFGVPE; from the exons ATGCCGAAAGATCCCCTTATATTGGGTCGGCCCTTTTTGGCTACAGCCGGAGCAATCATAGATGTTAAAGGAGGAAAGATTAACTTAAATGTCGGAGATATATCAATGAACTTCGACATGGAAAAGCTAGTAAAAACGTCCTCGATAGACGATCACGCCTTTTACACAGAAGAAGTCTCTGAGCTAGAAAAGAATACCTTATGGATATAT GAAACTATTGATCGATCATTTTCTTCATCGACCAAATGGACTAAAGAAAAAGCACCCAAGGTTGAACTGAAACCACTTCCAGCTGGCCTGAAATATGCATTCCTTTGCGATAAATCATACCCTGTCATTGTTAACGCTAATCTCACGAATGGAGAGCTTGCACTTCTTTTAAACAAGCTGCGTAAGTATCGGAGAGCGATCGGGTATTCTCTCGATGATATTCCCGGAATAGCTCCTGACCTTTGCATGCACCGCATCCACCTCGAAGAAGATGCAAAAACATCTATAGAACAGCAAAGGAGACTCAACCCAAACCTAAAAGAGGTAGTGAAAAAGGAGATAATTAAACTTCTGGATGCTGGAGTTATATATCCTATCTCAGATAGTAAATGGGTAAGCCCTGTGCATGTTGTGCCAAAGAAAGGTGGGATCACAGTGGTTAAAAACGATAAAGATGAACTTATCCCCACACGCACTGTCACTGGACatcgaatgtgtattgattacaggaaACTGAATGCTGCTACTAGGAAAGACCATTTTCCCTTACCTTTCATCGATCAAATGCTCGAAAGACTGGCCAACCATAAATATTATTGTTTTCTTGACGGATATTCGGGATTTTTCCAAATACCGATACATCCCGAAGATCAAGAAAAGACAACTTTTACTTGTCCTTACGGAACATTTGCATATCGCAGAATGCCATTTGGACTATGTAACGCACCAGCCACTTTCCAACGTTGCATGATGTCAATATTCACAGATATGATCGAAGATTTCATGGAAGTCTTTATGGACGATTTTTCGGTTTACGGATCAAGTTTTAAGGATTGCCTAGACAACTTGTGCAAGGTATTGGAAAGATGCGAAGAAAAGAATCTTGTCCTAAATTGGGAAAAATGCCATTTCATGGTAAATGATGGTATAGTCCTCGGACATAAAGTTTCCGCAGCTGGAATAGAAGTAGACAGAGCCAAAATTGAAGTAATGACTGGTCTACCAGCACCCACAAACGTTAGAGACATACGAAGTTTCCTTGGACATGCCGGATTTTACAGACGATTCATACAAGATTTCAGTAAAATTGCTAGACCTCGAATAATCTTTTGTGCAAAGAAGTTAAATTCGATTTTACGCCAGAAT AAGAAAGATGCTAAACCAAGACTAATAAGATGGATCTTGTTACTCCAAGAGTTCGATATCGAGATCAAAGATAAAAGAGGAGTAGACAACGGTGTCGCTGATCATCTTTCCAGGATTCGAATTGAGGATAAAGTTCCTATAGACGATTTCTTTCCTACAGAGAATATCGCTCTTTTGGACAC AGATCAATCATATCCATCAGCGACAGAACATCAACAAGAACTTATTGACATACCAGTTAAGGTTGCTTGTAATGCTTTGAATCATAATATATCTGATGTCTCTCTACAAGAAGCAAATGCGATTGGACAGAACATCAAAGATCGACCTTGGTATGCCGATATAGTCAACTATTTAGCCGCTGATTTTGAACCAGAAAATTTAAAAGgttatgaaagaaagaaattcttTCGTGAAGTTCAGAGATACCATTGGGATGAGCCCTATCTCTACAAGCACTGTTCTGACGGCATATATAGAAGATGCGTCTCTGAAGCTGAAATTCCGAACATTATTTACCAATGTCATAGCTCTGATTACGCAGGACATTTCGCCACTTTTAAAACagtttccaaaattctccaagCAGGATTTTGGTGGCCAACAACATTTCGCGATGTTCATGCTCATATAGCACAATGCGACAGATGTCAGCGGAGAGGAAAAATAAGCAAGAGACATGAGATGGAACAAAAATTTATCTTGGAAGTAGAAGTTTTCGACTGTTGGGGAATAGATTTTATGGGTCCTTTCCCATCTTCTTATGGCAACAAATATATCCTGGTCGCTGTAGACTACGTCTCAAAATGGGTTGAGGCAGTTGCTTCTCCAACAAATGATGCATCTGTAGTTGTCAAACTTTTCAAGAGCATTATCTTCCCAAGATTTGGAGTTCCAGAATAG